The sequence below is a genomic window from Gammaproteobacteria bacterium.
GCTGACACCGCTATCGCATGAACCCACCACCAGGGAGCGCGAAACAGGTGAACGAACGTCCCCAGCCAAGCAGGCGGGAACGCCAGGTCATGGACATCCTCTACGAGTCGGGCGGCGCTACCGCCGCCCAGATCCGCGAGCGCATGGCGGACCCGCCGACGGACTCGGCCGTCCGCTCGATCCTGCGCATCCTGATCGACAAGGGACACCTGACCCGCGAGCTGGACGGCCTCCGTTACGTCTATTCGCCGACGACACCGACCCCGCGCGCAAGTCGTTCCGCCATGCGTCACGTGCTGTCGACGTTCTTCGGCGGCTGTGTCGAGGGCGCGGTCGCAACGCTTCTCAAGCTCTCTGACGGCGACCTGACATCGGCCCAGCGCAAGCGCATCAAGGCGATGATCGATGAAGCCGCGGAGGCAGGGCGATGAGCACACTGGAGGTTGCTTCCGGCGGAGTTGCCGGACTGGTTGTGAAGGCCACATTGGTGCTGTGTCTGGCGCTGGCGGTGGCGTGGCTCGGGCGCCGGGGATCCGCTCGAACCCTGCACCTGCTCTGGACGACCACGTTTGTCGTGCTGCTGGCATTGCCGGTAGCGAGTCTGCTGGGCCCGTCGTGGCCGGTCCCGATTCTGCCGGCCCGGGACGCTCAGGCCGGGATGCCGTCCCTTGAGCGGACAGTGGAACGGGCATCCGATGCGGGAATGCCGCGCGACATGCCCGGCGCACCCATCTCAGCCGAGTCGCTACGGCAGGCGACCCGCCAGATGACCGCGTCCGGTGCCTCGCCGGTCGAATCCGGCTCGCCGCAGCCCGGAACGAGCGGTTTACCCTCCCCGTCGACTCTCTCCGCCATCGCGTTCCTCATCTGGATAGTGGGCTGCGCTGCGGCGCTCTTGTCTCTGGTCGTGGGCAGCCTCCGTTTCCGGAAGCTGGTTCGCGCGGCGGTTCCCATGAGCAAACCTGGCTGGCGGCAGCAGGCAGCCTCGATCCGGCGGCGTCTGGGCATGCGGCAGGACGTGCGAATCCTGTCGAGCGCAAGCGCGACTATACCGATGACGGGGGGGCTGTGGCGGTCCGTGGTTCTACTCCCGTCCTCGGCCGAAGATTGGACGGCGGATCGCCGCGAGGTTGTGCTTGCACACGAACTCGTGCATGTGCGCAGACGCGATGCGTTGCGGCAGCTCCTCGGCCGCGTGGCGGCGGCTTGTTACTGGTTTCATCCTCTGGGCTGGCTGGCATCCCGCTTGTCGGCGGTGGCCAGCGAACGGTCCTGCGACGAGGAGGTCCTGGCTCTGGGCACACGGCCTTCGGAGTACGCCGGGCACCTGTTATCGCTGGCGTCGGAGACCGTCGGCCGCCCGGCCGCTCTGGCCCTGGGCATGGTGCAGCGCTCGCAACTGGAAGACCGCATTCTCTCCATTCTCAGGCAGCATCGCCCGCGCTATTCCGCGGTTGGCACCGCGTCCGCGCTGGCCGCGATCGGCGTGGCGGGCATGCTCGTCGCCTGCGGGAGTCCGGTGCCGAGAGAGCTGGCCCCGCGGCCCCCGACCCCGGAGAATGCGGAAACGGAGCGTCTGGCCGCTGCGCCTCCGGTGCCGGAAACGATGGAACTCGCAC
It includes:
- a CDS encoding BlaI/MecI/CopY family transcriptional regulator, encoding MNERPQPSRRERQVMDILYESGGATAAQIRERMADPPTDSAVRSILRILIDKGHLTRELDGLRYVYSPTTPTPRASRSAMRHVLSTFFGGCVEGAVATLLKLSDGDLTSAQRKRIKAMIDEAAEAGR